The DNA sequence TTTTGGACAAAGACGAAATAGCTCCTTCGTTTAAAACGACGGTGGACGGGCTTTCAGGCGTAGATTTCAGGATGATTCGCTTTCATGAACCCAGTGGCAAACTCGTCATTGTTTATGAGGATGGAATTATTGATTTGTACGATGAGGGTAGAATCGTGACGGTCCGTTCCATCAAAAACTTCACCAATATTACCGGTGAGAAAAAGATCAACGACATTTTTGAGTACGATGCCAATACGCTATTCCTGGCGGGTAGTTATGGTATTTCTGCTTTTCGGATAGACAATGGCTCTTTTCCCTTTTCCACATTTATGGGAGAAGCCAATGTTCTTTCCGTTGCTGTATTTGAAGGCAATATTTATGCGGGTACTGCCGAAGGCATATATCGCACGTCCATCAATAATCCAACGGCGGACGATTTCAGTACCTGGAATTTCCTGGGCCTGGAAGCAGGTTTTCCTGATGATTACACCACCAGTGCGATGGCTATTTATGAAGGGCAATTGTACCTGGGGATCAACGAGGATATCTATCGCTGGGAAAATGGCGGCCCCGTACTTTTCTCTGATCAGTCGGAGAGTTACAGCCTGCGGTACCTTTCGGCTGAAGGCGAGCACCTCTTGGCGGGTTTTCGTTGTGAGGATGGTAGCTGTGGCAATGGACAAGTGTTGTATTTCACCTCAGATGGTAATGGCGGTGCACTGACATCAGGTTGTGTTGGACGCAGTAACTATGCATTGGAAGACCAGTTTGGTCGTATTTGGTTTGGTGATGAATACATGGGCTTTCGTTGGTTGGACAATACGGCGGATGATTTTTGCAATACCTTTGAAATCAATTCCCCTTACAGCCAAAGGGTATGGGATATTGAAGTGGTGGACGACACGGTATGGATGGCCGCTGGCGCTTACGAACCCAACCGAACGCCTATTCCTACCGATCATGGTATGGCGTCTTTTGCTAATGGTGAATGGGAGATTTACAACCGATGGAGCAAGGAAGCTTTTAAAGGTTTCAACACTGCCGATGATCAACGTGATGATGATGTCTTTGCCTTGGTAGATGTGGTAAAAAACACCACCAATGGCAAAGTTTATGGTGCGTCTTATTACACTGGGCTTATAGAAATAGATGGTGAGAATATTCGCCTTTTCAACGATTCCAATTCTCCTTTAAGTAATACCAGTGGCGACGATATCCGTACCCGGGTCAGTGGTCTGGCCGTTGATGATGAAGGCGGCGTATGGGTAAGCAATTATCGCGCACTGGAAGGAAAACCACTCCACCGACTTAATCCC is a window from the Lewinella sp. LCG006 genome containing:
- a CDS encoding two-component regulator propeller domain-containing protein, with product MRPQLLACFFLLPFFVYTQNVLPIGAWRAHPPKRVGLSVTQSADQIFYTTRAALMILDKDEIAPSFKTTVDGLSGVDFRMIRFHEPSGKLVIVYEDGIIDLYDEGRIVTVRSIKNFTNITGEKKINDIFEYDANTLFLAGSYGISAFRIDNGSFPFSTFMGEANVLSVAVFEGNIYAGTAEGIYRTSINNPTADDFSTWNFLGLEAGFPDDYTTSAMAIYEGQLYLGINEDIYRWENGGPVLFSDQSESYSLRYLSAEGEHLLAGFRCEDGSCGNGQVLYFTSDGNGGALTSGCVGRSNYALEDQFGRIWFGDEYMGFRWLDNTADDFCNTFEINSPYSQRVWDIEVVDDTVWMAAGAYEPNRTPIPTDHGMASFANGEWEIYNRWSKEAFKGFNTADDQRDDDVFALVDVVKNTTNGKVYGASYYTGLIEIDGENIRLFNDSNSPLSNTSGDDIRTRVSGLAVDDEGGVWVSNYRALEGKPLHRLNPDGTWVSFAATCGQNDLFQIVIDPRTNYKWIISGSTTSGILLFDEGDIDNPNDDRCRSFTANNSNVPTNETNCLAIDQDGDVWVGTNQGIVIFECGTAAFDDNCQGSLRTVDLDGFLEYLFKTQTVLAIAVDGANRKWVGTSNGAYLLSPDGKEELLHFTKDDSPLLDNTIRTIAINDRTGEVFFGTDKGIISYQGDAIVGTRLNKAEPTVFPNPVRPEYDGPITVRGLAVNANVKITDVNGKLVYETEALGGQAIWDGRDYNGRRVQTGVYLVFSTTNPREAGLAQPDAVVTKILFVN